The genomic region GTTGTCGCGGGTCAGGACGCCGATCTCCTTCCAGCACGGGCCCTCGCGGCGGCGGGTCAGCTCGGCGTGGGTGGCGATCACCTGGTCGGCCAGCCAGGCCAGCTCGCCGTCCCAGGTCTCGTGCACGACGGCCCGCACCTCCCCCGGGTCGGCACCGGGCTTGGCCTCCAGCGGCAGCAGCTCGGGCCGGTCGGCGTACAGCTCCGCGGCGAGGTGGTTGGCGGTGGCGAGGATGCGCGCGTCGGAGCGACGGTTGACCGTGAGCGGATAGGTCGTGGTCGCCCCGTCGCGGGCGGGGAAGTCCTGGCCGAACTCCAAGATGTTGGACACCGAGGCGCCGCGCCAGCCGTAGATCGCCTGGTTGGGGTCGCCGACCGCTGTCACCGGGTGGCCCCGGCCGTGCTCGGCGTCGGGTCCGGAGAAGAGCCGGCTGAGCATCAGCGCCTGGGCGACCGAGGTGTCCTGGTACTCGTCGAGGAGCACGACCTTGAACTTCGCGCGCTCCGCCTCGCCGACCTCGGGGCACTCCTGCGCGAGCCGGGCCGCGAGCGCGATCTGGTCGGAGAAGTCCATCAGGCCGTGGCGCCGCTTGAGGGCGCGGTAGGCCTCGACCAGGCCGAGCAGCTCGGCGCGCCGGTCGATCGCGGCGATCGCCTTCTCGTTCTTCTCCCGGTAGGTCTTGCGGTGCTCGGTGGCCATCCCGGCCTCGAACAGCGGGCGCTGCGCGGCGTCGTGGGCGCGCACCTCGGCGGGACTCACCAGGTGCTCGCTCATCTCGCCGTCCAGGGCGAGGAGGTACTGGACGACGTGGCGCGGGGAGTCGCTGAGCGCCGCCACCGGGGCGGTGTAGCGCTGCACCGCCCGCGCGGCGAGCTGGTAGCGGCTGGCGTCGGCGATCAGCCGGGTGTCGGGCTCGTGGCCGATGCGCAGGCCGTGCTCGGAGAGCAGCGCCGAGGCGTAGGAGTGGTACGTCGCGACGGTCGGCTCCTCGACCTCGTCGGCCGCGTCCGGGTCGGCGGGGTCGACCCGGCGGGTGCCGCGCTCGGGCAGCAGGCCCGCCTGGCGGAGGTTCTCCCGGATCCGGGACTGCAGCTCGGCGGTCGCCTTGGTGGTGAAGGTCAGGCCGAGGACCTCCTCGGGGCGGACCCGGCCGGTGGCGACCAGCCACACCACCCGGGCGGCCATCACCGTGGTCTTGCCCGAGCCGGCGCCCGCGATCACGACGGCGGGCTCCAGGGGCGCGGTGATCGCGGCGAACTGCTGGTCGCTGAAGGTCCAGTCGGCGCCGAGGACGTCGCGCAGCTGCTCGGGGGTGGTGATGTCGCGCAGCGTCACGAGAGCACCGTCCCGGCGGTCTTGTCGGGGCACAGGGCGTGGAAGGAGCAGCGGTCGCACTGCGGGCCGGGGCGGGCCACGAAGTCCTCGGCGCGCAGGACCGCGGCGGCCTGGACGAGCTGCTCCTCGACGAAGCCCGCGCCCTCGGTCGGCGGAGGCTGACGCTGCACCTTGGGCAGGTCGACGCCGTGGCGCAGCTGCACCAGCTCCGCGCCACCCGGGGCGCCCGGTCCGAGGCCCTCGGGCAGCCAGGCGTCGGCGGCGCCGTGCTCGACGGCGAGCTGGTAGAGCCCCAGCTGGGCGTGCCGCTCGACCTGGGGCCCGGTGGGCGGGTACTTGCCGGTCTTCAGGTCCACGACGACGACCCGCGGCCCGCGTCCGGTGGCCTCGGGGTCCTCCTCCAGCTCCAGGCGGTCGGCGTAGCCGTGCAGCCGGACCCGCTGCCCGTCGGGCAGCGTGACCTCGGCCTGCATCCGGGGCTCGGTGGCCAGGACCGTGCGGGCGCCGGGCCGCTGGTGCCAGGCCACGAAGCGTGCCAGCGCGTCGCGGACCGCGGCGCGCTCGCGCATCCGCGACCAGGGGGTGCGGAACTCCATGCGGTCCCAGACCTCGTCGACCAGCGGCATCAGGTCGGCGTCGACGTCGACCGGGGAGGGCAGCTCCCCGACCGCGATCCGCTCGGCGATCGCGTGCACGACCTTGCCGAAGCCCTGGCTGGCCGAGCTGACGACCTCGCCGCCGGCCTCGCGGGACAGGAACCACTGGGCCGGGCAGGTCAGCAAGCCCTCGAGGGTGCTGGCCGAGATCGTCAGCGGCTCCTCCGTCGGGCGCACCGGCCGGTCCGCGCGGCTCGGCGCCCGCAGGCCCCACCAGCTGGCGGGGTCGGCCGCCGGCGCCACCGGCCGGCCGTGCACCTCGGCCTCGGCGAGCCGGCGCAGCCGGCGGGCGGCGGCCCGGCGCAGCGGCTCGGGCTGCTCGGGGTCGGCGAGGGTACGCCGCAGCTCGGCGACCAGCCCGGCCACCGACAGCGGCCGGCGCGGCCGGCCGACCCGGTGCTCGGGGTCGCGACCGAGCTCGGAGAGGAACCGGGACGGCTGCTCGCCCTCGTCGTCGCTGGAGGCCACCGCGGTGACCACCAGGCGCTGGCGGGCACGGGTCGCGGCGACGTAGAAGAGCCGCCGCTCCTCGGCCAGCATGGTGCCGCGGGTCAGCGGCGGCAGCAGCTCGTCGCGGCCGATCCGGTCGGCCTGGAGCAGGGAGTCGCGCCGGCGCAGGTCGGGCCAGGCGCCCTCCTGGACCCGGGCCACGACCACCAGCCGCCACTCCAGGCCCTTGGACCGGTGCGCGGTGAGCAGACGGACGGCGTCGCCGCGCACGCCGCGGTCGGCGAGGGTGTCCGCCGGGATCTCCTGGGCGCTCAGCGTCGCGACGAACTCCCGGACGCTGGTGTGGCCGCGCTGCTCCTCGGCGCGGGCCGCGGTCTCGAAGAGCGCGCAGATCGCGTCCAGGTCGCGGTGGGCCAGCCGCGCGCCGTGGCCGCCGGAGGACGTGGCATGGCGCAGCCGGCGCCCCCAGTCCGAGCCCTCCCACAGCGTCCAGAGCACCTCCTCCACGGTGGCGCCCTCGCTCAGCTCGGCGCGGGCCCGGGCGATCGTGGCGGCCACCCGTCGGGCCCGGCGCGCGGCGTCGCCGGGCAGGCCGGCCAGCGTCTGCGGATCCAGCACGGCACGCCGCACGAGGTCGCGGGGCGCGACGTCGGGGAAGCGCTCGCGCAGGGCCCGGGTCAGCGCCCGCACGTCGGTGGCGTCGAGCGCGCCGAGCTGGGAGGTGAGCAGCCCCTGTGCGCGGTCGGCGCCGACGTGGTCGGGGGACGCCGGGTCCTCGACGTCGGCGTCGACGACCACCCCGAGCGCGGCGAGCAGCGGCAGCACGGCCGGCTCCCGCACCAGCGGCGTCTCGTCACTGG from Nocardioides pantholopis harbors:
- a CDS encoding ATP-dependent helicase, coding for MTAPTSYRLVRRRADLDVPVLDEHQQRVVDHPGGPLLVLAGPGTGKTTTLVEAIVERIETRGARPDEVLALTFSRKAAEQLRDRVTARLGRTMASTLSSTFHSFAYGLVRRFAPAELYAAPLRLLTAPEQDVVLTELLGDHPEAVRWPDGLRAAVGTRGFAKEVHAVLSRARERGLDPADLAELGRRERVPELEAAGAFMAQYLDVLGDQSAIDYPDLIARAVIEAQVHRDELRAQFSHVFVDEYQDTDPSQVALLQALAGDGRNLVAVGDPDQSIYGFRGADVRGILDFPREFALPGGAPAPVVALATTRRFGSRLLRASRSIAAGIAVSGAIPAEQYAAFRNPAPVAHALGPGTVDVLTFDTARAETEHVADLLRRAHLEDGIPWSDMAVLVRSGRTEIPGLRRSLVAAGVPVEVASDETPLVREPAVLPLLAALGVVVDADVEDPASPDHVGADRAQGLLTSQLGALDATDVRALTRALRERFPDVAPRDLVRRAVLDPQTLAGLPGDAARRARRVAATIARARAELSEGATVEEVLWTLWEGSDWGRRLRHATSSGGHGARLAHRDLDAICALFETAARAEEQRGHTSVREFVATLSAQEIPADTLADRGVRGDAVRLLTAHRSKGLEWRLVVVARVQEGAWPDLRRRDSLLQADRIGRDELLPPLTRGTMLAEERRLFYVAATRARQRLVVTAVASSDDEGEQPSRFLSELGRDPEHRVGRPRRPLSVAGLVAELRRTLADPEQPEPLRRAAARRLRRLAEAEVHGRPVAPAADPASWWGLRAPSRADRPVRPTEEPLTISASTLEGLLTCPAQWFLSREAGGEVVSSASQGFGKVVHAIAERIAVGELPSPVDVDADLMPLVDEVWDRMEFRTPWSRMRERAAVRDALARFVAWHQRPGARTVLATEPRMQAEVTLPDGQRVRLHGYADRLELEEDPEATGRGPRVVVVDLKTGKYPPTGPQVERHAQLGLYQLAVEHGAADAWLPEGLGPGAPGGAELVQLRHGVDLPKVQRQPPPTEGAGFVEEQLVQAAAVLRAEDFVARPGPQCDRCSFHALCPDKTAGTVLS